The following coding sequences are from one Bernardetia sp. window:
- a CDS encoding aspartate aminotransferase family protein, producing the protein MLSSRQLFLNHVAQTSPFPLALEVHQAKGIYMYGSKNKKWIDVISGIGVSNVGHRHPKVVRAIQKQLRKYMHLMVYGEFIQTPQVQLATALSKTFKTTLGQDFLDENEKVDEINHANAVYFVNSGSEAIEGAIKLAKRFTGRTELIGCHNAYHGSTHAALSLGTSEQWKQPFLPLLPNVNHICFDSEACLSQITEKTAAVVIETVQGEAGIRVPQKEYLQALRKKCTETGTILICDEIQCGFGRTGKLWAFEHFDIIPDIVVAAKGMGGGMPIGAFMASQKMMSCLSDNPILGHISTFGGHPVSCVASLATLKVIQEENLLDNIQEKHDLFRKLLNPEKHKAIKEFRGIGLMLAVEFESFDFLQKVIAHCLELGLLSDWFLYCDNSMRIAPPLIITKKEIKKACKIILEAIELTEKENS; encoded by the coding sequence ATGCTCTCATCTCGCCAACTTTTCCTCAATCACGTTGCTCAAACTTCTCCTTTTCCACTAGCTTTAGAAGTACATCAAGCCAAAGGAATTTATATGTACGGAAGCAAAAATAAAAAGTGGATTGACGTAATTTCAGGAATTGGAGTGAGCAATGTAGGACATCGCCATCCAAAAGTAGTACGAGCCATTCAAAAACAGCTTCGAAAATATATGCACCTTATGGTCTATGGAGAATTTATCCAAACGCCACAAGTTCAGCTTGCTACGGCACTCTCAAAGACCTTCAAAACTACTTTAGGACAGGATTTTTTGGACGAAAATGAGAAAGTAGATGAAATAAATCACGCCAACGCTGTCTATTTCGTCAACTCAGGAAGTGAAGCTATTGAAGGTGCAATCAAACTAGCCAAACGATTTACAGGACGTACAGAACTTATCGGCTGCCACAACGCCTACCACGGTTCTACGCATGCAGCACTTTCTTTAGGAACAAGTGAACAGTGGAAACAACCATTTTTGCCATTACTACCTAATGTAAATCATATTTGTTTTGATAGTGAGGCGTGTCTTTCACAAATTACAGAAAAAACGGCTGCCGTAGTCATCGAAACTGTACAAGGAGAGGCAGGAATTAGAGTTCCTCAAAAAGAATACTTACAAGCATTGAGGAAAAAATGTACAGAAACAGGAACAATCTTGATTTGTGATGAAATTCAATGTGGCTTTGGAAGAACGGGTAAACTATGGGCTTTTGAGCATTTTGATATTATTCCAGATATTGTAGTGGCAGCCAAGGGAATGGGAGGAGGAATGCCGATTGGTGCGTTTATGGCTTCTCAAAAAATGATGTCGTGTCTTTCTGACAATCCGATTTTGGGGCATATTTCCACTTTTGGAGGACACCCTGTGAGTTGTGTGGCTTCTTTGGCAACACTTAAAGTTATTCAAGAGGAAAATTTGTTAGATAATATTCAAGAAAAACACGATTTATTTAGAAAATTATTGAATCCTGAAAAACATAAAGCCATAAAAGAGTTTCGTGGCATTGGTTTGATGCTGGCAGTAGAGTTTGAAAGTTTTGATTTCTTACAAAAAGTTATTGCTCACTGCTTAGAGCTTGGGTTACTTTCTGATTGGTTTTTATATTGTGATAATTCTATGCGAATTGCACCACCACTCATCATCACAAAAAAAGAAATTAAAAAGGCGTGTAAAATAATTTTGGAGGCAATTGAGCTTACAGAAAAGGAAAACTCATAG